One stretch of Leishmania panamensis strain MHOM/PA/94/PSC-1 chromosome 29 sequence DNA includes these proteins:
- a CDS encoding hypothetical protein (TriTrypDB/GeneDB-style sysID: LpmP.29.1600) yields MYQAWRTRHHHAAFVAARSEYGHRSLQNTAEVNEVLPCFLGNPLLLDTLLPFVGITARYPQEEKLLQNFVATLRDMTTIETALWGPVAAMSSWRCTDGLYVVHHASRVHVLRRLLNAAQFYGLPLFLRSIRAMAGSHVGIAVPSTARDGGWQRTAALKRAQSLYADQFFLTPDNLDPDLFAQPDPMQAQLVQEELVTLQRTHCAFCLVVGEADEVLTLMHRHLRYVGGSWQCCVKKEEGEEPSVSLSRVKAEMQDDGDRADASVVATGFSIKDADETGTASTTAPGLAPLPPRAPTDPLCHYVIRTVDAARRHQQVKASSAEPTTAPALPFSHVQWIKHGSANRWSPNAHYYGLAYMVVLETAEELATEDGGILATEGLLWEADIAMNSATDTSALRKVRVPAYCVNAVLELWRT; encoded by the coding sequence ATGTACCAAGCTTGGAGGACTAGACACCACCACGCGGCGTTCGTGGCAGCTCGCTCAGAGTACGGGCACCGCTCGCTCCAGAACACGGCCGAGGTGAATGAGGTGCTACCTTGCTTCCTCGGCAATCCGCTCCTCTTGGACACCCTGCTCCCGTTTGTCGGCATCACAGCTCGCTACccgcaggaggagaagctcTTGCAGAACTTTGTTGCGACGTTGAGGGACATGACAACAATAGAGACGGCATTGTGGGGCCCTGTGGCGGCCATGTCATCGTGGCGGTGCACCGACGGTCTTTACGTGGTGCACCACGCCTCTCGCGTGCACGTCCTGCGGAGACTCCTGAACGCGGCACAGTTCTAcggcctccccctctttttaCGTTCTATCCGTGCGATGGCGGGCAGCCACGTCGGCATTGCTGTTCCGTCCACTGCGAGGGATGGAGGGTGGCAGCGCACGGCTGCACTAAAACGAGCGCAGAGCCTCTACGCCGACCAGTTCTTCCTCACCCCTGACAACCTTGATCCGGATCTCTTCGCACAGCCGGACCCGATGCAGGCCCAGctggtgcaggaggagcttGTCACGCTCCAGCGCACGCACTGCGCCTTCTGCCTTGTTGTCGGGGAGGCAGACGAGGTGCTGACGCTTATGCACCGGCACCTGCGCTACGTCGGCGGCTCatggcagtgctgcgtaaagaaggaggagggggaggagccGTCGGTGTCGCTATCGAGGGTAAAGGCGGAGATGCAGGATGACGGAGATCGAGCCGACGCGAGTGTGGTAGCGACCGGGTTTAGTATCAAGGATGCTGATGAAACTGGCACGGcaagcaccacagcaccCGGGCTTGCcccgcttcctcctcgtgctccCACAGACCCGCTATGCCACTACGTCATTCGCACAGTGGATGCCGCGCGGCGTCATCAGCAGGTGAAAGCGTCGTCTGCTGAACCTACCACTGCCCCAGCCCTACCCTTCAGCCATGTGCAGTGGATCAAGCATGGAAGCGCTAATCGTTGGTCGCCGAATGCGCACTACTACGGCCTTGCGTATatggtggtgctggagacGGCGGAAGAGTTGGCAACGGAGGACGGCGGCATACTCGCGACGGAAGGACTTCTGTGGGAAGCGGATATCGCGATGAATTCGGCGACCGACACCTCCGCACTACGCAAGGTTCGGGTGCCGGCGTACTGCGTGAATGCAGTCCTAGAACTGTGGCGCACGTAG
- a CDS encoding glutamamyl carboxypeptidase, putative (TriTrypDB/GeneDB-style sysID: LpmP.29.1620), producing MPYPTTFREWLAKIISFDTTSRNSNLPMVQYVRDYLQFVGVVSTFVYNPEKTHANLWATLPGENGVTQGGIVLSGHTDVVPVDGQKWDSDPFTMVEKDGKLFGRGACDMKGFLAVVLALTPQFLAMKRVKPVHYAFSFDEEVGCTGVPYLIEHLKERGFKADACLIGEPTDMKVYVGSKGFAQWNVSVQGKAIHSSMALMNTSCNAIEYAAQIITKVREIAIDLRKSGPHNPDYDCPFPCITTALVKGGNAVNTVPAQCEFVVTVRITDNETPNDIERRVRAYVNDHVLPAMREEYPDAEVTVTRPVTMPAFNGKDDAAVTQRALKLRNDKKTYRTGGGTEGGYFEDVLGVSTVVVGPGPCAMAHLPNEYVLVDQMEKSTVFTMDMVRLYTDPSYCGAGNL from the coding sequence ATGCCCTACCCAACGACGTTTCGCGAGTGGCTGGCGAAGATCATCAGCTTCGACACGACGAGCCGCAACTCGAACTTGCCGATGGTGCAGTACGTGCGCGATTACCTGCAGTTTGTTGGTGTTGTGTCGACGTTTGTGTACAACCCAGAGAAGACGCACGCAAACCTCTGGGCAACGCTGCCAGGCGAGAACGGCGTGACCCAGGGCGGCATCGTGCTGTCGGGGCACACGGACGTTGTGCCAGTGGATGGGCAGAAGTGGGATAGCGACCCGTTTACGATGGTGGAGAAGGACGGCAAGCTGTTTGGCCGCGGAGCCTGCGACATGAAGGGCTTCCTGGCCGTTGTGCTTGCGCTGACGCCGCAGTTCTTGGCAATGAAGCGTGTGAAGCCCGTGCACTACGCCTTCTCGttcgacgaggaggtgggctGCACAGGTGTGCCGTACCTGATCGAGCATCTAAAGGAGCGTGGGTTCAAGGCGGATGCGTGCCTCATCGGTGAGCCGACGGACATGAAAGTTTACGTTGGTTCCAAGGGCTTTGCGCAGTGGAACGTATCTGTGCAGGGCAAGGCGATCCACTCGTCGATGGCGCTGATGAACACGAGCTGCAATGCGATCGAGTACGCTGCGCAGATCATCACGAAGGTGCGCGAGATCGCGATAGATCTGCGCAAGAGCGGCCCCCATAACCCCGACTACGACTGTCCGTTCCCCTGCATCACGACCGCGCTGGTGAAGGGTGGCAATGCTGTGAACACTGTGCCTGCACAATGCGAATTTGTGGTCACTGTGCGCATCACGGACAACGAAACACCGAACGACATCGagcggcgcgtgcgtgcgtatgtgaaCGACCACGTTCTACCTGCGATGCGTGAGGAGTACCCCGATGCTGAGGTGACAGTCACGCGTCCAGTGACCATGCCTGCCTTTAACGGTAaagacgacgctgctgtgacgCAGAGGGCCTTGAAGCTCCGGAACGACAAGAAGACGTACAGGACGGGTGGTGGGACGGAGGGTGGTTACTTTGAAGACGTTCTGGGTGTTTCAACGGTGGTTGTGGGTCCGGGTCCTTGCGCAATGGCGCACCTGCCGAACGAGTACGTGCTTGTGGACcagatggagaagagcacgGTGTTTACGATGGACATGGTGCGTCTCTACACGGACCCCAGCTACTGTGGTGCCGGCAATCTGTaa
- a CDS encoding GTPase activator protein, putative (TriTrypDB/GeneDB-style sysID: LpmP.29.1610): MLWSSSQQPVTAGHGNSPVIVSVRQVSSAIGNGVCVPYRNNSRVGLATASTSSSLPNNEKAAQPKPYPVTSASSLQDWSSLPRLGFPAPRDPAVVHAEAVSQSVRDRKERKREDKWNRRCRGVSLLASASPDVIVKLRAVAREYGIPHHLRSVMWLTLTGMALKVDENEYFCAKLLRRNGYVTGSNADAIAADVQRTFPDHPYFSDQDVGTYKLTNVLHALCWRNPLLSYCQSFNFLAAFLLLVLDDEERAFWLLVHIFEELLPNDFYGETLLGANVEQAVLEYLVEKQLPRVAAKFREAGLQVKVLVANWIMSLFVNVFPIETTLHVWDYVFCRTPSPGERTPAHLEITLATLKYLDDASLLSSGDAGELLVSLRKHTACLFDAEALVRLAQSMTIAPAQLHQLRRQCKPAVVQQMKAREQARVVQQERRVAQELRSVRQKALTSANDL, translated from the coding sequence ATGCTGTGGTCGAGCTCGCAGCAACCTGTGACTGCTGGACACGGCAATAGCCCCGTCATCGTTTCCGTTCGACAAGTGAGCTCTGCTATCGGTAACGGTGTTTGTGTGCCGTACAGAAATAACAGCCGCGTGGGGCTGGCCACGGCGTCGACGTCGTCCTCTCTGCCCAACAACGAGAAGGCTGCGCAGCCAAAGCCGTACCCAGTTACTTCAGCAAGTAGCCTGCAGGACTGGTCGTCGCTGCCACGGCTCGGCTTCCCGGCCCCTCGTGATCCAGCTGTGGTGCATGCCGAAGCTGTTTCGCAGTCCGTCCGGGACAGGAAGGAACGCAAGCGAGAGGATAAGTGGAACCGTCGTTGCCGCGGCGTCTCGCTGCTGGCGAGCGCGTCGCCTGATGTAATTGTGAAGCTGCGCGCCGTAGCGCGGGAGTATGGAATTCCGCACCACCTACGCAGCGTCATGTGGCTCACCTTGACAGGCATGGCGCTCAAGGTAGACGAGAACGAGTACTTCTGCGCCAAGCTACTACGGCGCAACGGGTACGTGACGGGTTCGAATGCGgacgccatcgccgctgaCGTGCAGCGAACCTTTCCCGATCACCCTTACTTCTCTGACCAAGACGTAGGAACATACAAGCTGACCAACGTCCTGCACGCGCTATGCTGGCGTAACCCACTGCTGAGCTACTGCCAATCCTTCAACTTTCTGGCCGCTTTCCTGCTTCTCGTGCTGGATGACGAGGAGCGCGCTTTTTGGTTGCTCGTGCACATCTTTGAGGAGCTCTTGCCCAACGATTTCTATGGCGAAACGCTGTTGGGCGCCAACGTTGAGCAGGCTGTGCTGGAATACCTTGTTGAGAAGCAGCTGCCTCGCGTCGCCGCCAAGTTTCGCGAGGCAGGCTTGCAAGTGAAAGTGCTTGTTGCGAACTGGATCATGTCCTTGTTTGTGAACGTGTTCCCAATCGAGACGACGCTGCATGTGTGGGACTACGTCTTTTGCCGCACGCCAAGCCCTGGAGAACGCACCCCTGCACACCTCGAAATCACACTCGCCACGTTAAAGTATCTCGATGACGCGAGCCTCCTCAGCAGTGGCGATGCCGGCGAGCTTCTCGTTTCCCTACGCAAGCACACGGCCTGCCTCTTCGACGCGGAAGCGCTGGTTCGCCTGGCCCAGTCGATGACCATCGCACCAGCGCAGTTACACCAACTGCGCCGGCAATGCAAgccagcagtggtgcagcagaTGAAAGCGCGAGAGCAGGCtcgcgtggtgcagcaggagcgccgcgtcgcgcaggagctgcgctcTGTACGTCAGAAGGCGCTGACTTCTGCCAATGACCTCTga
- a CDS encoding membrane transporter, putative (TriTrypDB/GeneDB-style sysID: LpmP.29.1570) — MITEENYCISEITRFLILLGGLCASVCISTMYGFNILSNKMVELFNLSSSDLTTITTVGIVVGFATFPCGVWLDYAGPVPILIFATTLTTLGVLLYALAFNGNIKGSVTTLAVFCAIMNLGCSSFDTGSLMAVLGSFPLTKGPVVAIMKTFTGLGASILALINYSFFRNSDAHYMFFMTGLIVFMGIVAIVFIRFPPYHILDGEKTRVPQQVQARRRLTERAYLTQYPPMTRFYLGFGIIVSLVVYLTAQSFSVAYANPSDSARMGNTVAIIVLVLSLGLMAAPFPFLGGMDKEASKEYPNYSQDAGIGFENECDKRVLKPAADNTTQAENTPANVYESQKPCDERADASRPEACWRAASQVIVVAEKVVVEKKLPRNNYYDQDPKYDTTFWQSLKQPDIWLCCWNALATWGCGMVVAFNSAQIYRALANDVYESKVNTMYSAIISVASALGRLTMGVLEFILSRQPSETRPVITIAYPVSSICMVIGLIFLLALPLESKAIVIGFFFSSFGNGFSWACTALTVHSVFAKDIGKHYNFMYVGAFIAVIALNRFGYGENYDRQAKLNRDADLAAGRTPIYPRCAGKKCVANSMVILLCVNATAIVGSTWLHLRYRRFVLKRRVECTVELENCRLDVQQAENVQPGLNSVNMCSETH, encoded by the coding sequence ATGATCACGGAAGAGAACTACTGTATCAGCGAGATCACTCGCTTTCTCATCCTCTTAGGAGGTCTATGCGCTAGTGTGTGCATTTCCACCATGTACGGCTTCAACATTCTCAGCAACAAGATGGTGGAGCTGTTCAACTTAAGCAGCTCTGACCTGACAACCATCACCACCGTAGGCATTGTGGTTGGCTTTGCAACCTTCCCCTGTGGTGTGTGGCTCGACTACGCTGGTCCTGTTCCCATCCTTATCTTCGCCACAACGCTCACTACACTGGGTGTCCTCCTCTACGCCCTTGCCTTCAACGGCAACATCAAGGGTAGCGTTACCACGCTCGCCGTCTTCTGCGCCATCATGAACCTtggctgctcctccttcgatACAGGCTCACTGATGGCCGTGCTTGGCAGCTTTCCGCTGACGAAGGGCCCCGTTGTGGCCATCATGAAGACCTTTACTGGTCTCGGTGCTTCCATCCTGGCCCTCATCAACTACAGCTTCTTCCGAAATAGCGATGCACACTACATGTTCTTCATGACGGGTCTCATCGTCTTTATGGGCATTGTTGCGATCGTCTTCATTCGCTTCCCTCCCTACCACATTCTTGATGGCGAGAAAACCcgcgtgccgcagcaggtgcaggcgcgccgccgcctgacGGAACGGGCTTACCTGACGCAGTACCCGCCGATGACTCGGTTCTACCTCGGCTTTGGTATCATTGTTTCCCTTGTCGTGTACCTGACGGCGCAGTCGTTCTCTGTAGCCTACGCGAACCCGAGCGACTCGGCGCGCATGGGTAACACAGTTGCAATCATAGTGCTTGTGCTCTCCCTGGGACTCATGGCGGCCCCATTTCCGTTTCTAGGCGGGATGGACAAGGAGGCGAGCAAGGAGTACCCCAATTACTCGCAGGACGCGGGGATAGGCTTCGAGAACGAGTGTGATAAGCGTGTGCTGAAGCCTGCGGCTGACAACACAACTCAAGCTGAGAACACGCCGGCAAATGTGTATGAGTCACAGAAGCCCTGCGACGAGCGCGCGGATGCCAGTCGCCCAGAGGCCTGCTGGAGGGCCGCATCCCAAGTTATCGTGGTCGCAGAGAAAGTGGTAGTGGAAAAAAAGCTTCCCCGGAACAACTACTACGATCAAGATCCAAAGTACGATACGACCTTCTGGCAGAGCCTCAAGCAACCCGATATCTGGCTGTGCTGTTGGAATGCACTGGCGACCTGGGGCTGCGGCATGGTCGTGGCTTTCAACTCTGCACAGATCTACCGCGCCTTGGCAAACGACGTCTACGAGTCCAAGGTGAATACCATGTACTCTGCCATCATCAGCGTGGCGAGTGCGCTGGGCCGCCTGACCATGGGTGTGCTAGAGTTTATCCTGAGCCGCCAGCCGTCCGAGACGCGGCCGGTCATCACCATCGCTTATCCCGTGTCTTCCATCTGCATGGTGATCGGCCTCATCTTCTTGCTCGCCCTTCCACTGGAGTCAAAGGCCATTGTCATTGGCTTCTTCTTTAGCTCCTTCGGCAACGGCTTCAGCTGGGCCTGCACGGCTCTGACAGTGCATTCTGTCTTCGCCAAGGACATTGGCAAGCACTACAACTTCATGTACGTCGGTGCCTTCATTGCAGTCATTGCGCTGAATCGCTTTGGCTACGGTGAGAATTACGATCGCCAGGCAAAGTTGAACCGTGATGCCGACTTGGCTGCTGGCAGGACGCCCATCTATCCACGCTGCGCCGGGAAGAAGTGCGTGGCCAACAGCATGGTCATTCTACTGTGCGTCAACGCGACGGCAATTGTGGGCAGCACGTGGCTCCACCTGCGCTACCGCAGGTTCGTCCTCAAGCGCCGCGTTGAGTGTACTGTGGAACTAGAGAATTGCCGCCTTGATGTGCAGCAGGCAGAGAATGTGCAGCCGGGGTTGAACTCGGTGAATATGTGTAGCGAAACACATTAG
- a CDS encoding hypothetical protein (TriTrypDB/GeneDB-style sysID: LpmP.29.1580), translating to MENKCDGSSLPSHTVLRAHEVIAAGRAENILQAPSPIYTAIFVDAHHVLIGAGGGGRRFGMPNIALLLHVQSLSRASTTDPTTRESATSSPPAAAALPVWSFAAALDLGPDDIPWCTSSFLPFEASTEDGKARSGASTEPAALNWSDTQRRVLDGLVGFVALSTMKSFLLLGVYRGPEPSTSQPTKFSVSSTPNVPASTSADADSRRYLRQLARIEVPSDANNPDKKPIALAQNLVLVSHDDKGVLLFALIDLVPDSFEDEDVDAYTIRHADQIVSGVSGAALQRRVPRVRTEATPVALWQLPARVNDLSANRVCMVQADMSNGASSSSSQPCKAHLQEHLVLAALLLDKTLVLSTVRLRRRYTRSRSRKPSAIREETITEKAQTEAKSDTVVTATVSTALTLAEHLLPLPFKLLTSSLRLVRLFGWSDIDAAQQADMRRRLTWQSLQAGGTATHGPLCSIMVVAYNNSANESYIIHGSVEVMPLTSSLLSFSTADSTRSLDLKVQWAREDPAPVLSDAITSLAVCTDGPPPEYAARVSSNPLGAAVPTHWIAGTVEGCVASLRLSHDRSQLPHWQAEQVRPSPNKSLARRYPALHKDPVSCVAVSSENDVVSADIAQNVALTTLPYTVPCSSSSPRSPSSKALSDNVIVLPRSTFSSSLFPPSRVVGGGFLAILSGELANALPSLHVAWFLLIPLVLALTSAIISMRPVK from the coding sequence atGGAGAACAAGTGCGATGGCAGCTCGTTGCCCTCGCACACTGTGCTCAGGGCGCACGAGGTGATTGCGGCAGGGCGTGCGGAAAACATACTGCAGGCCCCGTCGCCAATCTACACCGCCATCTTTGTGGATGCTCATCACGTACTTATAGGagccggtggcggcggccggcgctTTGGCATGCCGAACAttgccctgctgctgcatgtgcAGTCGCTGAGCCGCGCGTCGACGACGGACCCTACCACCAGGGAATCCGCTACGTcctcgccgccagcagcagccgcgctgccAGTGTGGAGcttcgcggcggcgctggatcTAGGCCCAGACGACATTCCGTGGTGCACCTCATCCTTTCTTCCATTCGAGGCGAGTACAGAGGACGGAAAAGCACGCAGCGGTGCGTCCACCGAGCCGGCAGCGCTGAACTGGTCTGATACCCAGCGGCGCGTCCTCGACGGCCTCGTCGGGTTTGTCGCGCTAAGCACGATGAAATCTTTCTTGCTTCTCGGTGTTTATCGCGGCCCCGAGCCATCGACTTCCCAACCCACAAAATTCTCTGTATCCTCTACACCCAACGTACCTGCCAGCACCAGTGCAGATGCGGACTCGCGCCGCTACCTGCGCCAGCTGGCCCGCATTGAAGTGCCGAGTGATGCAAATAACCCTGACAAGAAGCCCATCGCGCTAGCTCAAAATCTGGTACTTGTCTCACACGATGACAAAGGTGTGCTCCTGTTCGCTCTTATTGATCTCGTACCGGACAGCTTTGAGGATGAGGACGTCGACGCGTACACAATCAGGCATGCTGACCAGATTGTGAGCGGTGTTTctggcgcagctctgcagcgacgcgtgCCGCGCGTGCGAACCGAGGCCACCCCTGTGGCTTTATGGCAGCTGCCTGCGCGTGTAAATGATCTGAGCGCGAATCGAGTGTGCATGGTGCAAGCCGACATGAGCAACGGagcatcatcgtcgtcgtcgcagcCCTGTAAGGCACACCTGCAAGAGCACCTCGTTCTTGCCGCCTTACTACTCGACAAGACGCTGGTGCTGAGCACCGTAcgcctgcggcgccgctacACTCGCTCGCGTAGTCGCAAGCCGTCTGCCATTCGAGAAGAAACCATCACTGAAAAGGCACAGACAGAAGCCAAGTCGGACACTGTGGTGACCGCCACAGTGAGTACTGCGTTGACCTTGGCAGAGCATTTACTTCCGCTGCCCTTCAAGCTACTGACCTCCTCTCTTCGACTGGTGCGTCTCTTCGGCTGGAGCGACATCGACGCCGCCCAGCAGGCGGACATGCGGCGACGCCTCACGTGGCAGTCTCTGCAAGCAGGTGGAACAGCAACGCACGGCCCGCTGTGCAGCATCATGGTAGTGGCCTACAACAACTCAGCGAACGAGTCGTATATTATCCACGGTTCAGTGGAGGTCATGCCACTGACGTCGTCCCTCTTATCCTTCTCTACAGCGGATAGCACCAGATCGCTGGATTTGAAGGTGCAATGGGCGCGAGAGGACCCAGCCCCGGTGCTGAGCGACGCCATCACGTCGCTGGCTGTTTGCACAGATGGACCCCCACCCGAGTATGCCGCCCGTGTTTCATCGAACCCGCTGGGCGCTGCTGTTCCCACCCACTGGATTGCTGGGACGGTTGAGGGCTGTGTCGCGTCTCTGCGTCTGAGCCACGATCGCTCGCAGTTGCCTCACTGGCAAGCGGAACAGGTTCGCCCTTCACCAAACAAATCTCTGGCGCGGCGCTACCCGGCACTGCACAAGGATCCTGTCTCATGTGTGGCCGTCTCCTCTGAGAACGACGTGGTAAGTGCCGACATTGCGCAAAATGTAGCACTGACCACACTGCCGTACACCGTGCCGTGTAGTTCCTCTTCGCCGAGATCGCCATCGTCCAAGGCACTGAGCGACAACGTTATTGTGCTGCCCCGATCGacgttttcctcctccttgttTCCTCCATCAAgagtggtgggtggtgggtTTCTGGCAATCCTGTCGGGCGAACTCGCCAATGCcctgccgtcgctgcacgTTGCCTGGTTCCTTCTCATCCCGCTAGTTCTGGCGCTGACAAGCGCGATCATTAGCATGAGACCGGTGAAGTAG
- a CDS encoding hypothetical protein (TriTrypDB/GeneDB-style sysID: LpmP.29.1590) — protein sequence MQCTSRLLGGYMMYHRKSMSTMRYSKWKGARGGLSHFYNRTAMIEEVPANVPVSIVDRGMMAYVHRSRLRHFQLFRSYQQKSNTTECKLREGEFLRRRWHRQLQKSFIAFMQFKTMKVLEEQAKLVSQYGQASVNAALGDPQAAAGNATQEYKYKLLHRQVQSLPRIQLVPKHVATMKQIHNDRFNYRWRVN from the coding sequence ATGCAGTGCACCTCCCGCCTCCTAGGCGGCTACATGATGTACCATCGCAAGTCGATGAGTACGATGCGCTACAGCAAGTGGAAGGGTGCACGCGGTGGGCTTAGCCACTTCTACAATCGCACGGCCATGATAGAGGAGGTCCCGGCGAATGTGCCGGTCTCTATTGTGGACCGGGGCATGATGGCCTACGTGCATCGCTCTCGCCTGCGTCACTTTCAGCTTTTCCGGTCGTACCAGCAGAAGTCGAACACGACGGAGTGCAAGTTGCGCGAAGGTGAATTCCTCCGTCGCCGCTGGCatcggcagctgcagaagtCCTTCATTGCCTTTATGCAGTTCAAGACAAtgaaggtgctggaggaACAAGCGAAGCTGGTCTCGCAGTATGGGCAGGCGTCCGTGAACGCTGCCCTTGGCGACCCGCAGGCCGCAGCAGGCAATGCGACGCAGGAATACAAGTACAAACTACTTCATCGCCAAGTGCAGTCGCTGCCCAGGATTCAGCTCGTGCCGAAGCACGTGGCCACAATGAAGCAAATTCACAACGACCGCTTCAACTACCGCTGGCGCGTCAACTAG
- a CDS encoding membrane transporter, putative (TriTrypDB/GeneDB-style sysID: LpmP.29.1560) has product MVSSEDYRISEISRFLILVGGVCASTCMSTFYGFNIISKNLADMFNLTGADLTTITTTGIVIGFITFPFGMLLDHIGPMWVCMCACTLNALGALLYALAFNGNIKGSVTTLAVFCAIMNLGCSSFDTGSLMAVLGSFPLTKGPVVAIMKTFTGLGASILALINYSFFRNSDAHYMFFMTGLIVFMGIVAIVFIRFPPYHILDGEKTRVPQQVQARRRLTERAYLTQYPPMTRFYLGFGIIVSLVVYLTAQSFSVAYANPSDSARMGNTVAIIVLVLSLGLMAAPFPFLGGMDKEASKEYPNYSQDAGIGFENECDKRVLKPAADNTTQAENTLGEFCIEDDHDEDNKNARRKMDPSDKALVYGRMDSEDVVMLKDESYTQMMLSDHHPQYHTTFWQSLKQPDIWLCCWNTLATWGCGMVVAFNSAQIYRALANDVYESKVNTMYSAIISVASALGRLTMGVLEFILSRQPSETRPVITIAYPVSSICMVIGLIFLLALPLESKAIVIGFFFDSFGNGFSWACTALTIRALFAKDIGKHYNFMYVGAFIAVIALNRFGYGENYDRQAKLNRDADLAAGRTPIYPRCAGKKCVANSMVILLCVNATAIVGSTWLHLRYRRFVLKRRVECAAERAVMPLQYGEPINTDDLQ; this is encoded by the coding sequence ATGGTCTCCTCAGAAGACTACCGGATCAGCGAgatctctcgctttctcatTCTTGTGGGAGGTGTCTGTGCGAGCACGTGTATGTCTACTTTTTACGGCTTCAACATTATCAGCAAAAACCTTGCAGACATGTTCAACCTCACCGGCGCGGACTTGACTACCATTACGACGACGGGTATTGTGATCGGCTTCATCACGTTCCCGTTTGGTATGCTGCTCGACCATATAGGCCCcatgtgggtgtgcatgtgtgcctgcACACTCAACGCTCTTGGTGCACTCCTCTATGCCCTTGCCTTCAACGGCAACATCAAGGGTAGCGTTACCACGCTCGCCGTCTTCTGCGCCATCATGAACCTtggctgctcctccttcgatACAGGCTCACTGATGGCCGTGCTTGGCAGCTTTCCGCTGACGAAGGGCCCCGTTGTGGCCATCATGAAGACCTTTACTGGTCTCGGTGCTTCCATCCTGGCCCTCATCAACTACAGCTTCTTCCGAAATAGCGATGCACACTACATGTTCTTCATGACGGGTCTCATCGTCTTTATGGGCATTGTTGCGATCGTCTTCATTCGCTTCCCTCCCTACCACATTCTTGATGGCGAGAAAACCcgcgtgccgcagcaggtgcaggcgcgccgccgcctgacGGAACGGGCTTACCTGACGCAGTACCCGCCGATGACTCGGTTCTACCTCGGCTTTGGTATCATTGTTTCCCTTGTCGTGTACCTGACGGCGCAGTCGTTCTCTGTAGCCTACGCGAACCCGAGCGACTCGGCGCGCATGGGTAACACAGTTGCAATCATAGTGCTTGTGCTCTCCCTGGGACTCATGGCGGCCCCATTTCCGTTTCTAGGCGGGATGGACAAGGAGGCGAGCAAGGAGTACCCCAATTACTCGCAGGACGCGGGGATAGGCTTCGAGAACGAGTGTGATAAGCGTGTGCTGAAGCCTGCGGCTGACAACACAACTCAAGCTGAGAACACGCTGGGTGAGTTCTGCATAGAAGACGACCACGATGAAGATAACAAGAATGCACGGAGAAAGATGGATCCCTCGGATAAAGCACTGGTGTACGGGCGTATGGACTCTGAGGACGTCGTGATGCTGAAGGACGAGAGCTATACGCAGATGATGCTTTCCGACCACCACCCGCAGTATCATACGACCTTCTGGCAGAGCCTCAAGCAACCCGATATCTGGCTGTGCTGTTGGAATACTCTGGCGACCTGGGGCTGCGGCATGGTCGTGGCTTTCAACTCTGCACAGATCTACCGCGCCTTGGCAAACGACGTCTACGAGTCCAAGGTGAATACCATGTACTCTGCCATCATCAGCGTGGCGAGTGCGCTGGGCCGCCTGACCATGGGTGTGCTAGAGTTTATCCTGAGCCGCCAGCCGTCCGAGACGCGGCCGGTCATCACCATCGCTTATCCCGTGTCTTCCATCTGCATGGTGATCGGCCTCATCTTCTTGCTCGCCCTTCCACTGGAGTCAAAGGCCATTGTCATTggcttcttcttcgactCCTTCGGCAACGGCTTCAGCTGGGCCTGCACGGCTCTGACGATCCGCGCACTCTTCGCCAAGGACATTGGCAAGCACTACAACTTCATGTACGTCGGTGCCTTCATTGCAGTCATTGCGCTGAATCGCTTTGGCTACGGTGAGAATTACGATCGCCAGGCAAAGTTGAACCGTGATGCCGACTTGGCTGCTGGCAGGACGCCCATCTATCCACGCTGCGCCGGGAAGAAGTGCGTGGCCAACAGCATGGTCATTCTACTGTGCGTCAACGCGACGGCAATTGTGGGCAGCACGTGGCTCCACCTGCGCTACCGCAGGTTCGTCCTCAAGCGCCGCGTTGAGTGTGCTGCGGAACGTGCAGTGATGCCTCTTCAGTATGGTGAGCCAATTAATACCGACGATCTTCAATAA